In the Gossypium arboreum isolate Shixiya-1 chromosome 10, ASM2569848v2, whole genome shotgun sequence genome, one interval contains:
- the LOC108488593 gene encoding glutaredoxin-C9-like — protein MTTIIIIKAPSLPLCFALKKNKHSFNLKFSMQEAIPYKSYSTTTATAVGSRSPLLNFLGGGGGVVANGSESNIRKLVEENAVVVFGRRGCCMCHVVMRLLLGHGVNPVVCEVEEGKEEAAICELSRIDGGGGDDGGGGGGIQLPAVFVGGKMFGGLDRVMSTHISGELVPVLKDAGALWL, from the coding sequence ATGACAACCATTATTATAATAAAAGCCCCCTCCCTCCCCCTTTGCTTtgcattaaaaaaaaacaaacattCTTTCAATCTCAAATTCTCAATGCAAGAAGCAATCCCATATAAATCATATTCGACCACCACAGCCACCGCCGTCGGCAGCCGTTCGCCGCTTCTTAACTTCCTCGGTGGTGGTGGGGGTGTGGTTGCCAATGGTAGCGAAAGCAATATAAGGAAGCTGGTGGAGGAGAATGCCGTGGTGGTTTTCGGTAGACGTGGTTGCTGCATGTGCCATGTTGTGATGAGGTTACTGCTAGGGCATGGAGTGAACCCGGTTGTTTGCGAGGTCGAGGAAGGGAAAGAAGAGGCGGCGATCTGCGAGTTGTCGAGGATCGACGGCGGCGGCGGCGACgatggaggtggtggtggtgggaTTCAGTTACCGGCTGTGTTCGTGGGAGGGAAGATGTTTGGGGGATTGGATAGGGTAATGTCTACTCATATATCTGGTGAATTGGTGCCTGTTTTGAAAGATGCTGGTGCTTTATGGCTATGA